Below is a window of Paraburkholderia kururiensis DNA.
GCCGGGTCTCGGCTACGCGTTCTCGCTTGCGCCGCTCGCCATCGACGGCGCGCTCGTGGTGGGCAGCGCAGGCGGCGAGTACGGCGCGCGCGGTTTCATCGCGGCGCTGAGCCCCGACGACGGCAAGGTGCTCTGGAAGCGCTTCACGATACCGGGCGCGAGCGAGAAGAACGGCAACACCTGGCCCGACGGCATGCAGGAACACGGCGGCGCGCCCGCCTGGCTCACGGGCACCTACGACGCCGATTCGCGCACACTCTACTGGGGCGTGGGCAATCCGGGGCCGTGGCTCGCGGATCTGCGTCCCGGCGACAACCTCTACTCCGACTCGCTGCTCGCGCTCGACCCGAAGACCGGCGACCTCAAGTGGCACTACCAGTACACGCGCCACGACACGTGGGACTACGACGGCGTGAACACGCCCGTGCTCGCGAAGATCCAGTACGAGGGCAAGGACTACGACGCGATCATCCACGCGGACCGCAACGGCTACTTCGATGCGATCGACCGCGGCACCGGCAAGCTGATCTACGCGAAGGCGTTTGTGAAGGCGACCTCGGTGACGGGCTACACGCCCGAGGGCGCGCCCATCCAGGACCAGTCGAAGTATCCGAAAGTGGGCACGACGATCGAAACGTGCCCGAGTTTCCTCGGCGGCAAGAACTGGTGGTCGCTGTCGTACGACCCCGAGCGGCATCTCGCCATCGTGCCGGCGCTGCATGCGTGCATGACGCTTTCGGGCAAGTCGGTGAACTTCATGGAAGGGCTGCCGTATCTGGGCGAAGGCTTCGAGATCAAGCCGGAGCCGGGCAGCAAGGGCTTCGGCGAGTTGCAGGCCATCGACGTGAACACCGGCAAGAAGGTGTGGAGTCACTGGAGCAAGCTGCCGTGGAACGGCGGCGTGGCGACGACGGCGAGCGGCATCGCGTTCAGCGGCGCGCTGGACGGCCACCTCTACGCATTCGACGAAGCCACCGGCAAGGTGCTGTGGCAGAGCCCGAAACTCGCGAGCGGCATCGTCTCGCAACCTGCGGTGTTCGAGTCGGGCGGCAAGGAGTACGTCGCGGTGCTCGCGGGCTACGGCGGCGCCAACCCGATCTGGGGCGGCCCGATGGCCAAGGCCGCGGAGAAGGTGCCGCGCGGCGGCACGCTCTACGTCTTCGCGCTCGGCGGCGCGTGATTCAACCCGGCGCAGCGCGGCACGGCGGCATCGTCCGTCGTGCGCGCGGCTGCGCCGGCGCTTACCGGAAAGTACTCTCATGAATACCCGACTTCATTCCCTGGCTTCGTTGGCTTTCACGAGCGCGCTGCTCGCAGGCACCGCGTTCTCGTCCGCCGATGCCTTCGCCGGCGTGCGCGTCTGCACGTTTCCCGGCAGCCCGTCCGCGCCGCTCGATCGCGCTGTGGCGCGTGAAGCGTTCAAGGCCGCGCACATTCAGGCCACCGTGCTGGACGGTGCATTCGACGCGAGCGACGACGACGGCGTCTCGCTCAAGGAACTCAACGCGGCGCTCGCCCAACACTGCGACGTGATCGCGGGCTTCCCGCGCTCTACCGCCGCCGATGCTTCGGATAGCAAACTAACGTTCTCGCGCGGCTATCTGCGCTCGGGCTACGTGAGCGTGACCACGGACGCCGCGGCGGCGTCCTCGAGCACAGCGAACGTCATTGCGGCCACGTATGCGAGCCCGGGGCAACTCATCGCGGTCCAGCAAAAGGGCGCGCGGCTCGTGCTCGAAAACACGTCGGAGTCCACGGTCGATGCCGTCGTGACCGGTCACGCCGGGCGCGCCATCGTCTGGTATCCGGCGCTCGTGGCGTATCGGCTTGCGCATCCTGAGAAAAAGCTCGCGGTGGCGGGCACGTCGTCGCCGTATGCGGACTGGCATCTCGTGTTCGCGTTCGGCGCGAAGAGCGCGGCATTGCAGCCGCGCGTGAATGCGGCGCTGGCGGCGATGTCCGCGGACGGGCGCCTCGCGGCCATGACCGAGCAATGGGCACTGCCGAAGACGGCGGTGGCGGCGGCTTCCGTGGGTGCGTTGGCTACACGCGCCGCGTCGCATGCGCAGGCCGATGCATTCGCGTACCGCGACGGCCCGGCACCGACGCACGCATGGAATGCCCACGGCCCGGCGTTGCTTGCGGCAAGCCTCTCGTCTTCCGCGCAGGCCGGCGGTTTCATCAAGGTGGATGCGAGCACGGCCGGTGCGCCTTCGTTCAACAGCGCGCAGGTCGCCCACGGCAAGAAGCTTTACGCGGGCGCCTGTGCAAAGTGCCACGGTGCGAACCTCGAAGGCCTCAACGCGCCTGCGTTGAAGGGCCCCGCGTTTGCGCCCGTGTCGGGCTCGCATCTCACCATTGGCGGCGTGTTCACCTACATGTTCACCAACATGCCCGCCGACAACCCCGGCAAGCTGAAGCCGCAGGACTACGCGGACCTCATGGCGTACCTGCTGAACTCGAACGGCTACGCAGCGGGTGCGACGAAGCTCACCGCGGATGCGGCGAAGGCATCGGCGACGCCGCTCAACGCGGGGTCGGCGGTGACGGTGGGGGCGTCGCAGTAATCGGTGCAATTGCAGTAGAGAGAGGTCTCCGGCCCAACCGCAAGGTCGGTCCGTTGGCGGTCGCGCGGCACGCTCCGTGTGCGTAGGGAGATGCCGCGCGGTCGCATTTTTTTGCGTACTCGTTGCGCAAGACGCGATAACGAACATGCCGCACGTTTCGCCTCGGCAAAACGTGCGGCATGTTCTATTGGCTCGTCCCGAGCGTTGTCCTGAGCACTTCAGTGCCGCGGGAACTGAACCGTACGCGCGACCCTCACCGCGCCTTCAATGAATTCTCGCGACTGCGAAACACAAGCGGCTGCACCGTCGTGTCGTGCGCTTCGGCGTGCCGGCGCGCGAGCTTCACCGCTTGCTCGACCACGCCGTGGTGCGAGGACTTCGAGCAGACAGGATCGGCGCCCGCCGCATCGCCCGCGAGCTGATACGCCTGGCAGCGGCAGCCGCCGTGATCGGTGTGGCGCTCGTCGCAGTCGCGGCACGGTTCCTTCATCCAGTGCTCGCCGCGATACGCGTTGAACGCTGCGCTGTCGTACCAGATGTCCTTGATGGCCGTATCGCGCACGTTCGGAAACGTGAGCCCCGGCAGCGACCGCGCGGCATGGCACGGCAGCGCCGTGCCGTCGGGCGACACGGCGAGAAACACCGATCCCCAGCCGTTCATGCAGGCCTTGGGGCGCACCTCGAAGTAATCGGGCACCACGAACAGGATGCGGCAACGCTCGCCCACGCGCGCGCGGTAAGCATTGACCACGTCTTCCGCTTCGCGCAACTGCTCGGCGGTGGGCATGAGCTGCGTGCGGTTCAGGAGCGCCCAGCCGTAGTACTGCGTGTTCGCGAGTTCGAGATACTCGGCGCCCATGTCGAGCGCCATCTCGATGATCTGCGCCACGTGCGGCAGGTTATAGCGATGCAGCACGCAGTTGAGCACCATCGGATAACCGTGCGACTTGATGAGCCGCGCGACGCGCTGCTTGAGTTCGAACGTGCGCGTGCTGGTGAGGAAGTCGTTGAGTTCGCGCGTGGAGTCCTGAAACGAGAGCTGGATGTGGTCGAGGCCCGCCTCCTTGAGCTTGCCGATGCGCACCTCGGTCAGTCCAATGCCTGACGTGATGAGGTTCGTGTAGAAGCCGAGCCCGCGTGCGTAGCCCACCAGTTCTTCGAGGTCGTCGCGCAACAGCGGCTCGCCGCCCGAGAAGCCGATCTGCGCGGCGCCTAACGCACGTGCCTCGCGGATGACGTTGCGCCAGGTCTGTGTATCGAGTTCGGCCTCGTGGCGCGCGAAGTCGACGGGGTTGTAGCAGAACGCGCAATGCAGCGGGCAGCGCCACGTGAGTTCGGCGAGCAGCCAGAGAGGGGGCGGGGCCTCCTTTGGCACGGGCGCTATTGCCTCGTTCTGATCGTGCTGCTCACATGTGGCTATTGAGGCTGGCATCTCGTCGTTCATGCGTTCAATCGACCCAGCCGCGCTGTCGCGCGTGCCAAAGGAAGCGATGCACGTCCGGCGCGAGGTCGGAGGCACTGAAGATCTCTTCGAGCTCGCCGATGATGTCGTCGAGTTCGCGCGTGCCGTCGCAGCGCGCCAGGATGGCGCCCGCGCTCGGATTGAGCTTCACCA
It encodes the following:
- a CDS encoding methanol/ethanol family PQQ-dependent dehydrogenase, translated to MKARLATATRPTALALGIALAASLGLGAIAAANADEYPAVTYDRLTAAQDDPGWLTYYRTYNGHAHSPLKQIDTSNVKTLKQAWTYKFPAELQQGFEATPIVNGNYLFVTTPKDNVYAFDATTGKQLWKYEPKLGAESFKTACCDVVNRGVALYGKNVYVAMLSGEVAALDAQTGALVWKKSMFEPGLGYAFSLAPLAIDGALVVGSAGGEYGARGFIAALSPDDGKVLWKRFTIPGASEKNGNTWPDGMQEHGGAPAWLTGTYDADSRTLYWGVGNPGPWLADLRPGDNLYSDSLLALDPKTGDLKWHYQYTRHDTWDYDGVNTPVLAKIQYEGKDYDAIIHADRNGYFDAIDRGTGKLIYAKAFVKATSVTGYTPEGAPIQDQSKYPKVGTTIETCPSFLGGKNWWSLSYDPERHLAIVPALHACMTLSGKSVNFMEGLPYLGEGFEIKPEPGSKGFGELQAIDVNTGKKVWSHWSKLPWNGGVATTASGIAFSGALDGHLYAFDEATGKVLWQSPKLASGIVSQPAVFESGGKEYVAVLAGYGGANPIWGGPMAKAAEKVPRGGTLYVFALGGA
- a CDS encoding c-type cytochrome; translated protein: MNTRLHSLASLAFTSALLAGTAFSSADAFAGVRVCTFPGSPSAPLDRAVAREAFKAAHIQATVLDGAFDASDDDGVSLKELNAALAQHCDVIAGFPRSTAADASDSKLTFSRGYLRSGYVSVTTDAAAASSSTANVIAATYASPGQLIAVQQKGARLVLENTSESTVDAVVTGHAGRAIVWYPALVAYRLAHPEKKLAVAGTSSPYADWHLVFAFGAKSAALQPRVNAALAAMSADGRLAAMTEQWALPKTAVAAASVGALATRAASHAQADAFAYRDGPAPTHAWNAHGPALLAASLSSSAQAGGFIKVDASTAGAPSFNSAQVAHGKKLYAGACAKCHGANLEGLNAPALKGPAFAPVSGSHLTIGGVFTYMFTNMPADNPGKLKPQDYADLMAYLLNSNGYAAGATKLTADAAKASATPLNAGSAVTVGASQ
- the pqqE gene encoding pyrroloquinoline quinone biosynthesis protein PqqE gives rise to the protein MNDEMPASIATCEQHDQNEAIAPVPKEAPPPLWLLAELTWRCPLHCAFCYNPVDFARHEAELDTQTWRNVIREARALGAAQIGFSGGEPLLRDDLEELVGYARGLGFYTNLITSGIGLTEVRIGKLKEAGLDHIQLSFQDSTRELNDFLTSTRTFELKQRVARLIKSHGYPMVLNCVLHRYNLPHVAQIIEMALDMGAEYLELANTQYYGWALLNRTQLMPTAEQLREAEDVVNAYRARVGERCRILFVVPDYFEVRPKACMNGWGSVFLAVSPDGTALPCHAARSLPGLTFPNVRDTAIKDIWYDSAAFNAYRGEHWMKEPCRDCDERHTDHGGCRCQAYQLAGDAAGADPVCSKSSHHGVVEQAVKLARRHAEAHDTTVQPLVFRSRENSLKAR
- the pqqD gene encoding pyrroloquinoline quinone biosynthesis peptide chaperone PqqD, with protein sequence MNTVDSDLGVNPRPCLRRMFRLQWEPAQNGYVLLYPEGMVKLNPSAGAILARCDGTRELDDIIGELEEIFSASDLAPDVHRFLWHARQRGWVD